One genomic region from Cellulomonas fengjieae encodes:
- a CDS encoding LacI family DNA-binding transcriptional regulator, translating to MGVTLRDVARAAGVSPATASRALSAPDLVAPARREHVQQVARELGYRPNRAARELITGRTGNLCLVVPDLENPFFAAVAKGVQARARALGLALLVADSEEDPRLEAELVAHLGAQVDGVILCSPRMPDLDLERLGREVLEDDVPLLLVNRPHEGLPSVVIDNTDGVRQAVAHLYALGHRRIGYAGGPVGSWSDSQRRRGLEHASHGLRDIEVVDLGHFPPVFGGGVAAGDLVAAGGVTAVLAHNDLLALGILSRLRARGVAVPEQVSVVGYDDIPAATLVSPALTTVTVPLARLGRTAVDLLIEAGSARTTAPPSADPPGSVLIGVELVVRASTGVAPARSSEASG from the coding sequence GTGGGGGTCACCCTGCGCGACGTGGCGCGAGCCGCCGGCGTCTCGCCCGCCACGGCCTCGCGCGCCCTGAGCGCTCCGGACCTCGTGGCCCCGGCCCGGCGCGAGCACGTCCAGCAGGTCGCCCGCGAGCTCGGCTACCGACCCAACCGCGCGGCGCGTGAGCTGATCACCGGCCGCACCGGCAACCTCTGCCTCGTCGTGCCCGACCTGGAGAACCCGTTCTTCGCGGCGGTCGCCAAGGGCGTGCAGGCACGCGCCCGTGCGCTCGGGCTCGCGCTGCTCGTGGCGGACTCCGAGGAGGACCCCCGCCTCGAGGCGGAGCTCGTCGCGCACCTGGGCGCCCAGGTGGACGGCGTGATCCTGTGCTCCCCGCGGATGCCGGACCTCGACCTCGAGCGGCTCGGCCGGGAGGTCCTCGAGGACGACGTCCCGCTGCTGCTCGTCAACCGCCCGCACGAGGGTCTGCCGTCGGTCGTCATCGACAACACCGACGGCGTGCGGCAGGCCGTGGCGCACCTGTACGCGCTCGGCCACCGCCGGATCGGGTACGCGGGGGGACCGGTGGGCTCGTGGTCCGACTCCCAGCGGCGGCGCGGGCTCGAGCACGCCTCGCACGGCCTGCGCGACATCGAGGTGGTCGACCTGGGCCACTTCCCTCCCGTGTTCGGCGGGGGCGTCGCCGCGGGCGACCTGGTGGCGGCCGGCGGCGTGACCGCCGTCCTCGCCCACAACGACCTGCTCGCGCTCGGGATCCTGAGCCGGCTGCGCGCGCGGGGGGTCGCGGTGCCGGAGCAGGTCTCGGTCGTGGGGTACGACGACATCCCCGCCGCGACGCTGGTCTCCCCCGCGCTGACCACCGTGACGGTGCCGCTGGCCCGGCTCGGCCGGACGGCCGTCGACCTGCTGATCGAGGCGGGCTCGGCGCGCACGACCGCACCCCCGAGCGCCGACCCGCCCGGCTCCGTGCTGATCGGGGTCGAGCTGGTGGTCCGCGCGTCGACCGGCGTGGCGCCCGCGCGCTCGTCGGAGGCCAGCGGATGA
- a CDS encoding mannitol dehydrogenase family protein — MSAGTPRLSRTTLAASRPRGVQLPAVDPADLRVGLVHLGLGAFHRAHQAVYTEDAAAAAGETRWGILGVTQRSARVVDQLAPQDGLYGVLTKGTDQTSLRLVGSLRDVAFPGTDTPRVVATIAAPGTHVVTLTVTEKGYRRAADGGPDLQDPDLAADLAALAGELRGAHPDSPARSPLGLLLRGLALRRRRDAGPLTVVCCDNLADNGAVLAALVAATLDAVPGGDRLRDWVEASVRFPGTMVDRIVPATTEAHRAEARALLGLDDAGLVVGEPFSQWVVEDRFAGPRPAWERAGATLTEEVAPFERAKLRVLNASHSTLAYLGALRGHVTIAQAVADPDLVAAARALIDDDVLPTLVAPDGLDLAGYRDDVLARFANPNTGHTTVQVAMDGSVKLPQRLLGTVRDRLDAGAVPTAAAGAVAAWIAYVRATTQGELEVDGWRVPLDDPMAPALAAAAEGPLGSLADRMLDVRAVFGDDVAGSAPFRTAVRAAVAELVTVRA; from the coding sequence ATGAGCGCCGGTACACCCCGGTTGTCGCGCACGACGCTGGCCGCATCCCGTCCGCGGGGCGTGCAGCTGCCCGCGGTCGACCCCGCGGACCTGCGCGTCGGCCTGGTCCACCTGGGGCTCGGCGCGTTCCACCGGGCCCACCAGGCCGTCTACACCGAGGACGCGGCCGCCGCTGCGGGCGAGACCCGCTGGGGGATCCTCGGCGTGACGCAGCGCAGCGCCCGCGTGGTCGACCAGCTCGCACCGCAGGACGGGCTCTACGGCGTGCTCACCAAGGGCACGGACCAGACGTCGCTGCGGCTGGTCGGCTCGCTGCGCGACGTGGCCTTCCCGGGCACCGACACGCCGCGGGTCGTCGCGACGATCGCCGCGCCGGGCACGCACGTGGTGACCCTGACGGTGACGGAGAAGGGCTACCGGCGGGCGGCCGACGGCGGCCCGGACCTGCAGGACCCGGACCTGGCGGCCGACCTGGCCGCGCTGGCCGGCGAGCTGCGCGGCGCTCATCCGGACTCCCCCGCCCGCTCCCCGCTCGGCCTGCTGCTGCGCGGGCTGGCGCTGCGCCGCCGCCGCGACGCGGGGCCCCTGACCGTGGTGTGCTGCGACAACCTGGCCGACAACGGGGCCGTCCTGGCGGCACTCGTCGCCGCGACCCTCGACGCCGTCCCCGGCGGCGACCGGCTGCGCGACTGGGTCGAGGCGTCCGTGCGGTTCCCGGGCACGATGGTCGACCGGATCGTGCCGGCCACCACCGAGGCGCACCGGGCCGAGGCGCGGGCTCTCCTCGGCCTGGACGACGCCGGTCTGGTCGTCGGCGAGCCGTTCTCGCAGTGGGTCGTCGAAGACCGGTTCGCCGGGCCTCGACCGGCGTGGGAGCGGGCGGGCGCCACCCTGACGGAGGAGGTCGCCCCCTTCGAGCGCGCCAAGCTGCGGGTGCTGAACGCGAGCCACTCGACGCTCGCCTACCTCGGCGCGCTGCGGGGGCACGTGACCATCGCGCAGGCCGTGGCGGACCCGGACCTGGTGGCCGCGGCACGGGCGCTGATCGACGACGACGTGCTGCCGACGCTGGTGGCCCCGGACGGCCTGGACCTGGCGGGGTACCGGGACGACGTGCTGGCGAGGTTCGCCAACCCGAACACCGGGCACACCACGGTTCAGGTGGCGATGGACGGCTCCGTCAAGCTCCCGCAGCGCCTGCTGGGCACCGTGCGGGACCGGCTCGACGCCGGCGCGGTGCCGACCGCCGCCGCGGGCGCGGTCGCCGCCTGGATCGCGTACGTCCGCGCCACCACGCAGGGCGAGCTCGAGGTCGACGGCTGGCGGGTCCCGCTCGACGACCCGATGGCCCCCGCGCTCGCTGCGGCTGCCGAGGGCCCGCTGGGCTCGCTGGCGGACCGGATGCTCGACGTGCGGGCCGTCTTCGGGGACGACGTGGCCGGCTCGGCGCCGTTCCGCACCGCCGTGCGCGCCGCCGTGGCCGAGCTGGTGACCGTCCGGGCGTGA
- a CDS encoding Gfo/Idh/MocA family protein: MTTLRIAMNGVTGRMGYRQHLVRSILAIRDQGGVTLEDGTRVQVEPILVGRNADKLRELARLHDVKHWTTDADAVIADPTVDVYFDAQVTSRRYEALTAAMKAGKHIFTEKPTAETLADAVDLARLRESTGVTAGVVHDKLYLPGLVKLRRLVDEGFFGRILSLRGEFGYWVFEGDGQEAQRPSWNYRKEDGGGIVVDMFCHWNYVLEGVLGTVKTVNAQAVTHIPTRWDEQGRPYQATADDAAYGIFEIETPGGDPVVAQINSSWAVRVHRDELVEFQVDGTLGSAVAGLNRCVAQQRAHTPKPVWNPDLPVTEPFRDQWLDVPANGDLANGFKQQWEEFLRDAVAGRPHRFDLLSAARGVQLAELGLRSSAEGRRLDVPTITL, translated from the coding sequence ATGACCACCCTGCGCATCGCGATGAACGGCGTCACCGGCCGGATGGGTTACCGCCAGCACCTCGTGCGGTCCATCCTGGCCATCCGCGACCAGGGTGGCGTCACGCTCGAGGACGGGACCCGCGTCCAGGTCGAGCCGATCCTGGTGGGCCGCAACGCCGACAAGCTGCGCGAGCTCGCCCGGCTGCACGACGTCAAGCACTGGACCACCGACGCGGACGCCGTGATCGCGGACCCCACGGTCGACGTCTACTTCGACGCCCAGGTGACCAGCCGCCGCTACGAGGCGCTCACCGCGGCCATGAAGGCCGGCAAGCACATCTTCACGGAGAAGCCGACCGCCGAGACGCTGGCCGACGCCGTCGACCTCGCGCGGCTGCGCGAGAGCACGGGCGTCACGGCCGGCGTCGTGCACGACAAGCTCTACCTGCCGGGCCTGGTCAAGCTCCGCCGCCTCGTGGACGAGGGCTTCTTCGGCCGGATCCTGTCGCTGCGCGGCGAGTTCGGGTACTGGGTGTTCGAGGGCGACGGCCAGGAGGCCCAGCGGCCCAGCTGGAACTACCGCAAGGAGGACGGCGGCGGCATCGTCGTCGACATGTTCTGCCACTGGAACTACGTGCTCGAGGGCGTCCTCGGCACGGTCAAGACGGTCAACGCGCAGGCCGTGACGCACATCCCGACACGCTGGGACGAGCAGGGCAGGCCGTACCAGGCCACGGCCGACGACGCCGCGTACGGGATCTTCGAGATCGAGACGCCGGGCGGTGACCCCGTGGTGGCGCAGATCAACTCGTCCTGGGCGGTGCGCGTCCACCGCGACGAGCTGGTCGAGTTCCAGGTCGACGGCACCCTCGGCTCGGCCGTCGCCGGGCTGAACCGGTGCGTCGCCCAGCAGCGCGCCCACACCCCGAAGCCGGTGTGGAACCCCGACCTGCCGGTCACCGAACCGTTCCGCGACCAGTGGCTCGACGTGCCCGCCAACGGCGACCTCGCCAACGGGTTCAAGCAGCAGTGGGAGGAGTTCCTGCGCGACGCCGTCGCCGGGCGCCCGCACCGCTTCGACCTGCTCTCCGCGGCGCGCGGCGTGCAGCTGGCCGAGCTCGGCCTGCGGTCGTCGGCCGAGGGTCGCCGCCTCGACGTCCCCACCATCACGCTGTGA